A region from the Onychostoma macrolepis isolate SWU-2019 chromosome 18, ASM1243209v1, whole genome shotgun sequence genome encodes:
- the tirap gene encoding toll/interleukin-1 receptor domain-containing adapter protein isoform X1, with translation MEENRASSIMGWFRQRFGKQRNDSDQVKPCPCSQTCSSGHSNTSSSVCSSSSSSSSPKSSISAKPSASDQPLPSVLSSPFRSSLRYDVFVCHNDADSDLAQSLASFLEAPSNGLRCYLQERDCPAGGAVSTELLQAVQDSHCWLLLFTPNFVKDDWCSYQMHQVLSEGPMSQRILPAVVNMPRSQLPLELRFLYTVDLNTNKEFGYTLVYKAVLQCEYFVSTQVLETLSVCRFRSHNALKNILCL, from the exons ATGGAGGAAAACCGCGCCAGCAGCATTATGG GCTGGTTTCGTCAGCGTTTTGGAAAACAAAGGAATGATTCGGACCAAGTCAAACCGTGTCCGTGTTCTCAGACGTGCTCCTCCGGACACTCCAACACCAGCAGCTCGGTGTGCTcgtcttcctcctcctcttcctccccgAAATCCTCCATATCAGCCAAGCCATCGGCCTCAGATCAGCCTCTGCCCTCCGTGCTCTCCTCCCCCTTCCGCTCCTCTCTCAGATATGACGTTTTTGTGTGTCACAACGATGCGGACAGTGATCTAGCACAGAGTCTGGCTTCTTTCCTAGAAGCTCCGTCTAACGGCCTGCGCTGTTACCTGCAGGAGCGGGACTGTCCAGCAGGAGGGGCCGTGTCCACTGAGCTGCTGCAGGCCGTGCAGGACAGTCACTGCTGGCTGTTACTCTTCACTCCAAACTTTGTGAAGGACGACTGGTGCTCGTATCAGATGCACCAGGTCCTGTCTGAAGGGCCCATGTCACAGAGGATCCTCCCGGCTGTAGTAAACATGCCCAGATCACAGCTCCCGCTCGAGCTGCGCTTCCTCTACACTGTGGATCTGAACACGAACAAAGAGTTTGGATACACTCTAGTCTACAAGGCGGTGCTTCAGTGTGAGTATTTTGTATCTACACAAGTATTGGAGACTCTTAGTGTTTGCAGGTTCAGATCCCACAATGCactcaaaaatatattatgtctTTGA
- the gemin7 gene encoding gem-associated protein 7 isoform X1 translates to MTFILKIHALPVGCSDALALNEQAVYRSSMKTPVSVLRLPRGPEPNSRGFDPSSPRFIALCCSSSSSSDEEEQRLRSELRQRFLWTLSVMRDKLVQFDMHERVRVRARFGASDIDVLRFQVSDLETPLGVQREALLRCQDVLSCSFEL, encoded by the exons atgacttttattttgaaaatacacgCTCTTCCGGTCGGATGTTCAGATGCGCTCGCGTTGAATGAG CAGGCGGTTTACCGGAGCAGTATGAAGACTCCAGTGAGCGTCCTGCGGCTGCCCAGAGGACCGGAGCCCAACAGCCGCGGATTCGACCCGAGCTCCCCCCGCTTCATCGCTCTGTgctgctcctcctcctcctcctctgatGAAGAGGAGCAGCGGCTGCGCTCGGAGCTGCGCCAGAGGTTTCTGTGGACTCTCTCAGTGATGAGGGACAAGCTGGTCCAGTTCGACATGCACGAGAGAGTGCGCGTGCGCGCGAGGTTCGGCGCCTCGGACATAGACGTGCTGCGCTTCCAGGTTTCTGATCTGGAGACTCCTCTGGGGGTCCAGAGAGAGGCGCTTCTGAGGTGCCAAGATGTGCTTTcctgctcttttgaactgtgA
- the gemin7 gene encoding gem-associated protein 7 isoform X2 codes for MTFILKIHALPVGCSDALALNEAVYRSSMKTPVSVLRLPRGPEPNSRGFDPSSPRFIALCCSSSSSSDEEEQRLRSELRQRFLWTLSVMRDKLVQFDMHERVRVRARFGASDIDVLRFQVSDLETPLGVQREALLRCQDVLSCSFEL; via the exons atgacttttattttgaaaatacacgCTCTTCCGGTCGGATGTTCAGATGCGCTCGCGTTGAATGAG GCGGTTTACCGGAGCAGTATGAAGACTCCAGTGAGCGTCCTGCGGCTGCCCAGAGGACCGGAGCCCAACAGCCGCGGATTCGACCCGAGCTCCCCCCGCTTCATCGCTCTGTgctgctcctcctcctcctcctctgatGAAGAGGAGCAGCGGCTGCGCTCGGAGCTGCGCCAGAGGTTTCTGTGGACTCTCTCAGTGATGAGGGACAAGCTGGTCCAGTTCGACATGCACGAGAGAGTGCGCGTGCGCGCGAGGTTCGGCGCCTCGGACATAGACGTGCTGCGCTTCCAGGTTTCTGATCTGGAGACTCCTCTGGGGGTCCAGAGAGAGGCGCTTCTGAGGTGCCAAGATGTGCTTTcctgctcttttgaactgtgA
- the tirap gene encoding toll/interleukin-1 receptor domain-containing adapter protein isoform X3 → MEENRASSIMGWFRQRFGKQRNDSDQVKPCPCSQTCSSGHSNTSSSVCSSSSSSSSPKSSISAKPSASDQPLPSVLSSPFRSSLRYDVFVCHNDADSDLAQSLASFLEAPSNGLRCYLQERDCPAGGAVSTELLQAVQDSHCWLLLFTPNFVKDDWCSYQMHQVLSEGPMSQRILPAVVNMPRSQLPLELRFLYTVDLNTNKEFGYTLVYKAVLQ, encoded by the exons ATGGAGGAAAACCGCGCCAGCAGCATTATGG GCTGGTTTCGTCAGCGTTTTGGAAAACAAAGGAATGATTCGGACCAAGTCAAACCGTGTCCGTGTTCTCAGACGTGCTCCTCCGGACACTCCAACACCAGCAGCTCGGTGTGCTcgtcttcctcctcctcttcctccccgAAATCCTCCATATCAGCCAAGCCATCGGCCTCAGATCAGCCTCTGCCCTCCGTGCTCTCCTCCCCCTTCCGCTCCTCTCTCAGATATGACGTTTTTGTGTGTCACAACGATGCGGACAGTGATCTAGCACAGAGTCTGGCTTCTTTCCTAGAAGCTCCGTCTAACGGCCTGCGCTGTTACCTGCAGGAGCGGGACTGTCCAGCAGGAGGGGCCGTGTCCACTGAGCTGCTGCAGGCCGTGCAGGACAGTCACTGCTGGCTGTTACTCTTCACTCCAAACTTTGTGAAGGACGACTGGTGCTCGTATCAGATGCACCAGGTCCTGTCTGAAGGGCCCATGTCACAGAGGATCCTCCCGGCTGTAGTAAACATGCCCAGATCACAGCTCCCGCTCGAGCTGCGCTTCCTCTACACTGTGGATCTGAACACGAACAAAGAGTTTGGATACACTCTAGTCTACAAGGCGGTGCTTCAGT aa
- the tirap gene encoding toll/interleukin-1 receptor domain-containing adapter protein isoform X2: protein MEENRASSIMGWFRQRFGKQRNDSDQVKPCPCSQTCSSGHSNTSSSVCSSSSSSSSPKSSISAKPSASDQPLPSVLSSPFRSSLRYDVFVCHNDADSDLAQSLASFLEAPSNGLRCYLQERDCPAGGAVSTELLQAVQDSHCWLLLFTPNFVKDDWCSYQMHQVLSEGPMSQRILPAVVNMPRSQLPLELRFLYTVDLNTNKEFGYTLVYKAVLQYLKDMSEKQKSSSASQTDG, encoded by the exons ATGGAGGAAAACCGCGCCAGCAGCATTATGG GCTGGTTTCGTCAGCGTTTTGGAAAACAAAGGAATGATTCGGACCAAGTCAAACCGTGTCCGTGTTCTCAGACGTGCTCCTCCGGACACTCCAACACCAGCAGCTCGGTGTGCTcgtcttcctcctcctcttcctccccgAAATCCTCCATATCAGCCAAGCCATCGGCCTCAGATCAGCCTCTGCCCTCCGTGCTCTCCTCCCCCTTCCGCTCCTCTCTCAGATATGACGTTTTTGTGTGTCACAACGATGCGGACAGTGATCTAGCACAGAGTCTGGCTTCTTTCCTAGAAGCTCCGTCTAACGGCCTGCGCTGTTACCTGCAGGAGCGGGACTGTCCAGCAGGAGGGGCCGTGTCCACTGAGCTGCTGCAGGCCGTGCAGGACAGTCACTGCTGGCTGTTACTCTTCACTCCAAACTTTGTGAAGGACGACTGGTGCTCGTATCAGATGCACCAGGTCCTGTCTGAAGGGCCCATGTCACAGAGGATCCTCCCGGCTGTAGTAAACATGCCCAGATCACAGCTCCCGCTCGAGCTGCGCTTCCTCTACACTGTGGATCTGAACACGAACAAAGAGTTTGGATACACTCTAGTCTACAAGGCGGTGCTTCAGT atttgaaGGACATGTCTGAGAAGCAAAAGTCCAGCAGTGCATCTCAGACTGATGGCTGA